A genome region from Bombus pyrosoma isolate SC7728 linkage group LG14, ASM1482585v1, whole genome shotgun sequence includes the following:
- the LOC122574576 gene encoding RING finger protein unkempt homolog isoform X2 — protein MKSDSKPLLTAQAEKANHYTYLKEFRVEQCPLFIQRKCTQHRPFTCFNWHFMNQRRRRPVRKRDRTFNYSADNYCTKYDETTGICPDGDECPFLHRTAGDTERRYHLRYYKTCMCVHDTDTRGFCVKNGPHCAFAHGNHDLRPPVYDIKEIQALENPDSDPNSSSNGPNILDKERNLMNEDPKWQDTNYVLSNYKTEPCKRPPRLCRQGYACPQYHNSKDKRRSPRKYKYRSTPCPNVKHGEEWGEPGNCEQGDACTYCHTRTEQQFHPEIYKSTKCNDVQQAGYCPRGVFCAFAHVDRECTLINQEMSLARDMAVPIDCGTNLADILSNALPPDKRSHEKDKQLSDSSNGSGEVSESASTSSVGSNSSHSKAPGAQLHNSNSNSTVNTSNQQKLTSILYNPSSLLQVGEIRKQVVAIDSDPLLTKAEKAQQKQSLYIAYSLNGTLGNHSLATTVSPLSSSFYPNDTVESVVGNALDELHLDDPLNLVESIHRDTNSPISNSISAGLASSGLLGSSAPVNIPGMNERSVLTNFSPSTSSPLQHLHSTGFLTGSRFSHQDSIESTMPFMNQVSDPFSNHISQLSSSASKLSGFNSSLFDFTNQGMSPSRTQPLPASPLVNAFSISPSNTGSLSEVQRLREELTSSRAQLATWDERINQARAACAAWQLESEEAKRKASIAEQQRDEALLQVKALRVENEASGGGPYLHTLRRTSELRSLSIAALKSIQSQLRSDLEEVEKVLYRETATKCMVCEEQNRTVTLSPCNHYVVCSTCAPNQRECPYCQTPVVSTS, from the exons ATGAAGTCCGACTCTAAACCTTTGTTGACAGCTCAGGCGGAAAAGGCGAATCATTACAC ATACTTGAAGGAATTTCGCGTCGAACAATGTCCCCTCTTTATACAGCGCAAATGCACACAGCACCGACCCTTCACGTGCTTCAACTGGCACTTTATGAACCAGCGGAGGCGAAGACCGGTGAGAAAGAGGGACCGCACCTTCAACTATAGCGCTGATAATTATTGCACCAAGTACGACGAGACTACCGGCATATGTCCAGATGGAGACGA GTGTCCGTTTCTTCACCGTACTGCTGGTGACACAGAAAGACGTTACCACCTACGTTATTATAAAACCTGCATGTGTGTCCATGATACAGACACACGTGGGTTCTGTGTCAAGAATGGCCCTCATTGTGCCTTTGCACATGGTAATCATGATCTTCGTCCACCTGTCTATGACATTAAGGAGATACAGGCGCTGGAGAACCCTGATTCTGATCCTAATTCATCTTCTAATGGACCAAACATACTTGACAAAGAAAGGAATTTAATGAATGAAGATCCAAAATGGCAGGATACGAATTATGTACTCAGTAATTACAAAACAGAACCTTGCAAACGTCCACCAAGACTTTGTCGTCAGGGCTATGCCTGTCCACAATATCACAACAGTAAAGATAAAAGACGTAGTCCGCGCAAGTACAAGTACAG ATCAACACCATGTCCTAATGTAAAACATGGAGAAGAATGGGGTGAACCAGGCAATTGTGAACAAGGAGATGCTTGTACATATTGTCATACACGTACGGAACAACAATTCCATCCTGAGATATACAAATCCACAAAGTGTAACGATGTACAACAAGCTGGATATTGTCCACGCGGAGTCTTCTGTGCTTTTGCACATGTTGACCGTGAGTGTACCCTCATAAACC AAGAAATGAGCCTGGCGAGGGACATGGCGGTACCTATAGATTGTGGCACCAATTTGGCAGATATTCTAAGTAATGCGCTTCCACCTGATAAGCGCAGTCATGAGAAGGATAAACAACTTAGTGATAGTAGT AATGGAAGCGGTGAAGTATCAGAATCAGCAAGTACTAGTAGCGTTGGCAGTAACAGTTCACACAGTAAAGCTCCTGGTGCTCAACTTCATAACTCCAATTCCAATAGCACCGTAAACACTTCCAATCAGCAAAAGTTAACAAGCATACTTTATAATCCCAGTTCTCTTTTGCAAGTT GGTGAAATACGAAAACAAGTGGTTGCAATAGACAGTGATCCTTTATTAACAAAAGCAGAAAAAGCTCAACAGAAACAAAGCCTATATATTGCATATAGTTTGAATGGGACTTTAGGGAATCATTCATTAGCAACTACCGTCTCACCACTTTCAAGTTCATTTTACCCAAATGATACTGTGGAATCTGTAGTAG GAAATGCATTAGACGAGTTACATCTAGATGACCCCTTAAATTTAGTGGAATCAATTCATAGGGATACTAATTCACCAATTAGCAATTCAATATCAGCAGGCCTAGCAAGTTCTGGACTATTAGGTAGCTCAGCACCAGTTAATATTCCTGGAATGAATGAACGTTCAGTTCTTACGAATTTTTCGCCATCAACATCCAGTCCACTGCAGCATCTACATTCGACTGGTTTTCTTACTGGATCTAGATTTTCTCACCAGGATTCAATAGAATCG ACTATGCCATTTATGAATCAAGTATCAGACCCATTTAGCAATCATATTTCACAGCTTAGCAGTTCAGCTTCTAAGCTTAGCGGATTTAATAGTAGCTTATTTGATTTTACGAATCAAGGAATGTCTCCATCTCGTACTCAACCTCTCCCAGCATCTCCATTGGTTAATGCATTTTCTATTAGTCCGAGTAACACAGGATCTTTATCTGAG GTACAAAGGCTCAGGGAGGAATTGACGTCAAGTCGTGCGCAATTAGCAACGTGGGACGAACGTATTAATCAAGCTAGAGCTGCTTGCGCTGCATGGCAATTAGAAAGTGAGGAGGCCAAAAGAAAAGCAAGTATCGCTGAACAGCAGAGAGATGAG GCCTTGTTGCAAGTGAAAGCATTAAGGGTAGAAAATGAAGCGTCTGGTGGTGGACCATACCTTCACACATTGAGAAGAACAAGTGAACTCAGATCGTTATCGATAGCCGCATTAAAATCAATTCAATCACAGCTTCGTTCGGATCTTGAAGAAGTAGAAAAG GTGCTGTACAGAGAAACGGCAACAAAGTGCATGGTTTGCGAAGAACAAAATCGCACTGTTACCCTCTCACCCTGTAACCACTACGTGGTCTGCTCGACGTGCGCTCCAAATCAACGAGAGTGCCCGTACTGCCAGACTCCGGTTGTCTCCACAAGTTAG
- the LOC122574576 gene encoding RING finger protein unkempt isoform X5 has product MKSDSKPLLTAQAEKANHYTYLKEFRVEQCPLFIQRKCTQHRPFTCFNWHFMNQRRRRPVRKRDRTFNYSADNYCTKYDETTGICPDGDECPFLHRTAGDTERRYHLRYYKTCMCVHDTDTRGFCVKNGPHCAFAHGNHDLRPPVYDIKEIQALENPDSDPNSSSNGPNILDKERNLMNEDPKWQDTNYVLSNYKTEPCKRPPRLCRQGYACPQYHNSKDKRRSPRKYKYRSTPCPNVKHGEEWGEPGNCEQGDACTYCHTRTEQQFHPEIYKSTKCNDVQQAGYCPRGVFCAFAHVDQMSLARDMAVPIDCGTNLADILSNALPPDKRSHEKDKQLSDSSNGSGEVSESASTSSVGSNSSHSKAPGAQLHNSNSNSTVNTSNQQKLTSILYNPSSLLQVGEIRKQVVAIDSDPLLTKAEKAQQKQSLYIAYSLNGTLGNHSLATTVSPLSSSFYPNDTVESVVGNALDELHLDDPLNLVESIHRDTNSPISNSISAGLASSGLLGSSAPVNIPGMNERSVLTNFSPSTSSPLQHLHSTGFLTGSRFSHQDSIESTMPFMNQVSDPFSNHISQLSSSASKLSGFNSSLFDFTNQGMSPSRTQPLPASPLVNAFSISPSNTGSLSEVQRLREELTSSRAQLATWDERINQARAACAAWQLESEEAKRKASIAEQQRDEALLQVKALRVENEASGGGPYLHTLRRTSELRSLSIAALKSIQSQLRSDLEEVEKVLYRETATKCMVCEEQNRTVTLSPCNHYVVCSTCAPNQRECPYCQTPVVSTS; this is encoded by the exons ATGAAGTCCGACTCTAAACCTTTGTTGACAGCTCAGGCGGAAAAGGCGAATCATTACAC ATACTTGAAGGAATTTCGCGTCGAACAATGTCCCCTCTTTATACAGCGCAAATGCACACAGCACCGACCCTTCACGTGCTTCAACTGGCACTTTATGAACCAGCGGAGGCGAAGACCGGTGAGAAAGAGGGACCGCACCTTCAACTATAGCGCTGATAATTATTGCACCAAGTACGACGAGACTACCGGCATATGTCCAGATGGAGACGA GTGTCCGTTTCTTCACCGTACTGCTGGTGACACAGAAAGACGTTACCACCTACGTTATTATAAAACCTGCATGTGTGTCCATGATACAGACACACGTGGGTTCTGTGTCAAGAATGGCCCTCATTGTGCCTTTGCACATGGTAATCATGATCTTCGTCCACCTGTCTATGACATTAAGGAGATACAGGCGCTGGAGAACCCTGATTCTGATCCTAATTCATCTTCTAATGGACCAAACATACTTGACAAAGAAAGGAATTTAATGAATGAAGATCCAAAATGGCAGGATACGAATTATGTACTCAGTAATTACAAAACAGAACCTTGCAAACGTCCACCAAGACTTTGTCGTCAGGGCTATGCCTGTCCACAATATCACAACAGTAAAGATAAAAGACGTAGTCCGCGCAAGTACAAGTACAG ATCAACACCATGTCCTAATGTAAAACATGGAGAAGAATGGGGTGAACCAGGCAATTGTGAACAAGGAGATGCTTGTACATATTGTCATACACGTACGGAACAACAATTCCATCCTGAGATATACAAATCCACAAAGTGTAACGATGTACAACAAGCTGGATATTGTCCACGCGGAGTCTTCTGTGCTTTTGCACATGTTGACC AAATGAGCCTGGCGAGGGACATGGCGGTACCTATAGATTGTGGCACCAATTTGGCAGATATTCTAAGTAATGCGCTTCCACCTGATAAGCGCAGTCATGAGAAGGATAAACAACTTAGTGATAGTAGT AATGGAAGCGGTGAAGTATCAGAATCAGCAAGTACTAGTAGCGTTGGCAGTAACAGTTCACACAGTAAAGCTCCTGGTGCTCAACTTCATAACTCCAATTCCAATAGCACCGTAAACACTTCCAATCAGCAAAAGTTAACAAGCATACTTTATAATCCCAGTTCTCTTTTGCAAGTT GGTGAAATACGAAAACAAGTGGTTGCAATAGACAGTGATCCTTTATTAACAAAAGCAGAAAAAGCTCAACAGAAACAAAGCCTATATATTGCATATAGTTTGAATGGGACTTTAGGGAATCATTCATTAGCAACTACCGTCTCACCACTTTCAAGTTCATTTTACCCAAATGATACTGTGGAATCTGTAGTAG GAAATGCATTAGACGAGTTACATCTAGATGACCCCTTAAATTTAGTGGAATCAATTCATAGGGATACTAATTCACCAATTAGCAATTCAATATCAGCAGGCCTAGCAAGTTCTGGACTATTAGGTAGCTCAGCACCAGTTAATATTCCTGGAATGAATGAACGTTCAGTTCTTACGAATTTTTCGCCATCAACATCCAGTCCACTGCAGCATCTACATTCGACTGGTTTTCTTACTGGATCTAGATTTTCTCACCAGGATTCAATAGAATCG ACTATGCCATTTATGAATCAAGTATCAGACCCATTTAGCAATCATATTTCACAGCTTAGCAGTTCAGCTTCTAAGCTTAGCGGATTTAATAGTAGCTTATTTGATTTTACGAATCAAGGAATGTCTCCATCTCGTACTCAACCTCTCCCAGCATCTCCATTGGTTAATGCATTTTCTATTAGTCCGAGTAACACAGGATCTTTATCTGAG GTACAAAGGCTCAGGGAGGAATTGACGTCAAGTCGTGCGCAATTAGCAACGTGGGACGAACGTATTAATCAAGCTAGAGCTGCTTGCGCTGCATGGCAATTAGAAAGTGAGGAGGCCAAAAGAAAAGCAAGTATCGCTGAACAGCAGAGAGATGAG GCCTTGTTGCAAGTGAAAGCATTAAGGGTAGAAAATGAAGCGTCTGGTGGTGGACCATACCTTCACACATTGAGAAGAACAAGTGAACTCAGATCGTTATCGATAGCCGCATTAAAATCAATTCAATCACAGCTTCGTTCGGATCTTGAAGAAGTAGAAAAG GTGCTGTACAGAGAAACGGCAACAAAGTGCATGGTTTGCGAAGAACAAAATCGCACTGTTACCCTCTCACCCTGTAACCACTACGTGGTCTGCTCGACGTGCGCTCCAAATCAACGAGAGTGCCCGTACTGCCAGACTCCGGTTGTCTCCACAAGTTAG
- the LOC122574576 gene encoding RING finger protein unkempt homolog isoform X6, with translation MKLDRTQHRCPFLHRTAGDTERRYHLRYYKTCMCVHDTDTRGFCVKNGPHCAFAHGNHDLRPPVYDIKEIQALENPDSDPNSSSNGPNILDKERNLMNEDPKWQDTNYVLSNYKTEPCKRPPRLCRQGYACPQYHNSKDKRRSPRKYKYRSTPCPNVKHGEEWGEPGNCEQGDACTYCHTRTEQQFHPEIYKSTKCNDVQQAGYCPRGVFCAFAHVDRECTLINLLPTEEMSLARDMAVPIDCGTNLADILSNALPPDKRSHEKDKQLSDSSNGSGEVSESASTSSVGSNSSHSKAPGAQLHNSNSNSTVNTSNQQKLTSILYNPSSLLQVGEIRKQVVAIDSDPLLTKAEKAQQKQSLYIAYSLNGTLGNHSLATTVSPLSSSFYPNDTVESVVGNALDELHLDDPLNLVESIHRDTNSPISNSISAGLASSGLLGSSAPVNIPGMNERSVLTNFSPSTSSPLQHLHSTGFLTGSRFSHQDSIESTMPFMNQVSDPFSNHISQLSSSASKLSGFNSSLFDFTNQGMSPSRTQPLPASPLVNAFSISPSNTGSLSEVQRLREELTSSRAQLATWDERINQARAACAAWQLESEEAKRKASIAEQQRDEALLQVKALRVENEASGGGPYLHTLRRTSELRSLSIAALKSIQSQLRSDLEEVEKVLYRETATKCMVCEEQNRTVTLSPCNHYVVCSTCAPNQRECPYCQTPVVSTS, from the exons ATGAAGCTTGACCGTACTCAACACAG GTGTCCGTTTCTTCACCGTACTGCTGGTGACACAGAAAGACGTTACCACCTACGTTATTATAAAACCTGCATGTGTGTCCATGATACAGACACACGTGGGTTCTGTGTCAAGAATGGCCCTCATTGTGCCTTTGCACATGGTAATCATGATCTTCGTCCACCTGTCTATGACATTAAGGAGATACAGGCGCTGGAGAACCCTGATTCTGATCCTAATTCATCTTCTAATGGACCAAACATACTTGACAAAGAAAGGAATTTAATGAATGAAGATCCAAAATGGCAGGATACGAATTATGTACTCAGTAATTACAAAACAGAACCTTGCAAACGTCCACCAAGACTTTGTCGTCAGGGCTATGCCTGTCCACAATATCACAACAGTAAAGATAAAAGACGTAGTCCGCGCAAGTACAAGTACAG ATCAACACCATGTCCTAATGTAAAACATGGAGAAGAATGGGGTGAACCAGGCAATTGTGAACAAGGAGATGCTTGTACATATTGTCATACACGTACGGAACAACAATTCCATCCTGAGATATACAAATCCACAAAGTGTAACGATGTACAACAAGCTGGATATTGTCCACGCGGAGTCTTCTGTGCTTTTGCACATGTTGACCGTGAGTGTACCCTCATAAACC TGTTGCCAACAGAAGAAATGAGCCTGGCGAGGGACATGGCGGTACCTATAGATTGTGGCACCAATTTGGCAGATATTCTAAGTAATGCGCTTCCACCTGATAAGCGCAGTCATGAGAAGGATAAACAACTTAGTGATAGTAGT AATGGAAGCGGTGAAGTATCAGAATCAGCAAGTACTAGTAGCGTTGGCAGTAACAGTTCACACAGTAAAGCTCCTGGTGCTCAACTTCATAACTCCAATTCCAATAGCACCGTAAACACTTCCAATCAGCAAAAGTTAACAAGCATACTTTATAATCCCAGTTCTCTTTTGCAAGTT GGTGAAATACGAAAACAAGTGGTTGCAATAGACAGTGATCCTTTATTAACAAAAGCAGAAAAAGCTCAACAGAAACAAAGCCTATATATTGCATATAGTTTGAATGGGACTTTAGGGAATCATTCATTAGCAACTACCGTCTCACCACTTTCAAGTTCATTTTACCCAAATGATACTGTGGAATCTGTAGTAG GAAATGCATTAGACGAGTTACATCTAGATGACCCCTTAAATTTAGTGGAATCAATTCATAGGGATACTAATTCACCAATTAGCAATTCAATATCAGCAGGCCTAGCAAGTTCTGGACTATTAGGTAGCTCAGCACCAGTTAATATTCCTGGAATGAATGAACGTTCAGTTCTTACGAATTTTTCGCCATCAACATCCAGTCCACTGCAGCATCTACATTCGACTGGTTTTCTTACTGGATCTAGATTTTCTCACCAGGATTCAATAGAATCG ACTATGCCATTTATGAATCAAGTATCAGACCCATTTAGCAATCATATTTCACAGCTTAGCAGTTCAGCTTCTAAGCTTAGCGGATTTAATAGTAGCTTATTTGATTTTACGAATCAAGGAATGTCTCCATCTCGTACTCAACCTCTCCCAGCATCTCCATTGGTTAATGCATTTTCTATTAGTCCGAGTAACACAGGATCTTTATCTGAG GTACAAAGGCTCAGGGAGGAATTGACGTCAAGTCGTGCGCAATTAGCAACGTGGGACGAACGTATTAATCAAGCTAGAGCTGCTTGCGCTGCATGGCAATTAGAAAGTGAGGAGGCCAAAAGAAAAGCAAGTATCGCTGAACAGCAGAGAGATGAG GCCTTGTTGCAAGTGAAAGCATTAAGGGTAGAAAATGAAGCGTCTGGTGGTGGACCATACCTTCACACATTGAGAAGAACAAGTGAACTCAGATCGTTATCGATAGCCGCATTAAAATCAATTCAATCACAGCTTCGTTCGGATCTTGAAGAAGTAGAAAAG GTGCTGTACAGAGAAACGGCAACAAAGTGCATGGTTTGCGAAGAACAAAATCGCACTGTTACCCTCTCACCCTGTAACCACTACGTGGTCTGCTCGACGTGCGCTCCAAATCAACGAGAGTGCCCGTACTGCCAGACTCCGGTTGTCTCCACAAGTTAG
- the LOC122574576 gene encoding RING finger protein unkempt homolog isoform X1 — MKSDSKPLLTAQAEKANHYTYLKEFRVEQCPLFIQRKCTQHRPFTCFNWHFMNQRRRRPVRKRDRTFNYSADNYCTKYDETTGICPDGDECPFLHRTAGDTERRYHLRYYKTCMCVHDTDTRGFCVKNGPHCAFAHGNHDLRPPVYDIKEIQALENPDSDPNSSSNGPNILDKERNLMNEDPKWQDTNYVLSNYKTEPCKRPPRLCRQGYACPQYHNSKDKRRSPRKYKYRSTPCPNVKHGEEWGEPGNCEQGDACTYCHTRTEQQFHPEIYKSTKCNDVQQAGYCPRGVFCAFAHVDRECTLINLLPTEEMSLARDMAVPIDCGTNLADILSNALPPDKRSHEKDKQLSDSSNGSGEVSESASTSSVGSNSSHSKAPGAQLHNSNSNSTVNTSNQQKLTSILYNPSSLLQVGEIRKQVVAIDSDPLLTKAEKAQQKQSLYIAYSLNGTLGNHSLATTVSPLSSSFYPNDTVESVVGNALDELHLDDPLNLVESIHRDTNSPISNSISAGLASSGLLGSSAPVNIPGMNERSVLTNFSPSTSSPLQHLHSTGFLTGSRFSHQDSIESTMPFMNQVSDPFSNHISQLSSSASKLSGFNSSLFDFTNQGMSPSRTQPLPASPLVNAFSISPSNTGSLSEVQRLREELTSSRAQLATWDERINQARAACAAWQLESEEAKRKASIAEQQRDEALLQVKALRVENEASGGGPYLHTLRRTSELRSLSIAALKSIQSQLRSDLEEVEKVLYRETATKCMVCEEQNRTVTLSPCNHYVVCSTCAPNQRECPYCQTPVVSTS; from the exons ATGAAGTCCGACTCTAAACCTTTGTTGACAGCTCAGGCGGAAAAGGCGAATCATTACAC ATACTTGAAGGAATTTCGCGTCGAACAATGTCCCCTCTTTATACAGCGCAAATGCACACAGCACCGACCCTTCACGTGCTTCAACTGGCACTTTATGAACCAGCGGAGGCGAAGACCGGTGAGAAAGAGGGACCGCACCTTCAACTATAGCGCTGATAATTATTGCACCAAGTACGACGAGACTACCGGCATATGTCCAGATGGAGACGA GTGTCCGTTTCTTCACCGTACTGCTGGTGACACAGAAAGACGTTACCACCTACGTTATTATAAAACCTGCATGTGTGTCCATGATACAGACACACGTGGGTTCTGTGTCAAGAATGGCCCTCATTGTGCCTTTGCACATGGTAATCATGATCTTCGTCCACCTGTCTATGACATTAAGGAGATACAGGCGCTGGAGAACCCTGATTCTGATCCTAATTCATCTTCTAATGGACCAAACATACTTGACAAAGAAAGGAATTTAATGAATGAAGATCCAAAATGGCAGGATACGAATTATGTACTCAGTAATTACAAAACAGAACCTTGCAAACGTCCACCAAGACTTTGTCGTCAGGGCTATGCCTGTCCACAATATCACAACAGTAAAGATAAAAGACGTAGTCCGCGCAAGTACAAGTACAG ATCAACACCATGTCCTAATGTAAAACATGGAGAAGAATGGGGTGAACCAGGCAATTGTGAACAAGGAGATGCTTGTACATATTGTCATACACGTACGGAACAACAATTCCATCCTGAGATATACAAATCCACAAAGTGTAACGATGTACAACAAGCTGGATATTGTCCACGCGGAGTCTTCTGTGCTTTTGCACATGTTGACCGTGAGTGTACCCTCATAAACC TGTTGCCAACAGAAGAAATGAGCCTGGCGAGGGACATGGCGGTACCTATAGATTGTGGCACCAATTTGGCAGATATTCTAAGTAATGCGCTTCCACCTGATAAGCGCAGTCATGAGAAGGATAAACAACTTAGTGATAGTAGT AATGGAAGCGGTGAAGTATCAGAATCAGCAAGTACTAGTAGCGTTGGCAGTAACAGTTCACACAGTAAAGCTCCTGGTGCTCAACTTCATAACTCCAATTCCAATAGCACCGTAAACACTTCCAATCAGCAAAAGTTAACAAGCATACTTTATAATCCCAGTTCTCTTTTGCAAGTT GGTGAAATACGAAAACAAGTGGTTGCAATAGACAGTGATCCTTTATTAACAAAAGCAGAAAAAGCTCAACAGAAACAAAGCCTATATATTGCATATAGTTTGAATGGGACTTTAGGGAATCATTCATTAGCAACTACCGTCTCACCACTTTCAAGTTCATTTTACCCAAATGATACTGTGGAATCTGTAGTAG GAAATGCATTAGACGAGTTACATCTAGATGACCCCTTAAATTTAGTGGAATCAATTCATAGGGATACTAATTCACCAATTAGCAATTCAATATCAGCAGGCCTAGCAAGTTCTGGACTATTAGGTAGCTCAGCACCAGTTAATATTCCTGGAATGAATGAACGTTCAGTTCTTACGAATTTTTCGCCATCAACATCCAGTCCACTGCAGCATCTACATTCGACTGGTTTTCTTACTGGATCTAGATTTTCTCACCAGGATTCAATAGAATCG ACTATGCCATTTATGAATCAAGTATCAGACCCATTTAGCAATCATATTTCACAGCTTAGCAGTTCAGCTTCTAAGCTTAGCGGATTTAATAGTAGCTTATTTGATTTTACGAATCAAGGAATGTCTCCATCTCGTACTCAACCTCTCCCAGCATCTCCATTGGTTAATGCATTTTCTATTAGTCCGAGTAACACAGGATCTTTATCTGAG GTACAAAGGCTCAGGGAGGAATTGACGTCAAGTCGTGCGCAATTAGCAACGTGGGACGAACGTATTAATCAAGCTAGAGCTGCTTGCGCTGCATGGCAATTAGAAAGTGAGGAGGCCAAAAGAAAAGCAAGTATCGCTGAACAGCAGAGAGATGAG GCCTTGTTGCAAGTGAAAGCATTAAGGGTAGAAAATGAAGCGTCTGGTGGTGGACCATACCTTCACACATTGAGAAGAACAAGTGAACTCAGATCGTTATCGATAGCCGCATTAAAATCAATTCAATCACAGCTTCGTTCGGATCTTGAAGAAGTAGAAAAG GTGCTGTACAGAGAAACGGCAACAAAGTGCATGGTTTGCGAAGAACAAAATCGCACTGTTACCCTCTCACCCTGTAACCACTACGTGGTCTGCTCGACGTGCGCTCCAAATCAACGAGAGTGCCCGTACTGCCAGACTCCGGTTGTCTCCACAAGTTAG